A part of Terriglobus roseus genomic DNA contains:
- a CDS encoding lipase codes for MILNQRIFFVVAVMLSLASLPTFGQNIAPKAEGNYPIVFVHGNGDDAAKWVGTIWLFESNGYPKDRLYAIRFSNPVARTDDSKPEANRSSTVDAASELSSFVTRVLLETHSRKVILIGSSRGGLTIRNYIQNGGGQSNVAAAILAGTPNHGVLVSTANLNGEFNGGGHFLTALNHANDDGSEVVDGVRFLTLRSDKLDKYAQPTGGASGASQVSTGVTFEGPALRGATNVVLPNLDHRELAFAPAAFREMFRFVTGTEPKTLIVQHEQTIQISGTVTGFTGVAPTNLPMQGVHLNIYPVSKDGGDSAPSYSITTGADGQWGPFTASSTQEYCFDLEFQGRHVRYFKAPLLRSTALLNLRFLPAPRDTTTHTANTALLFIARPEGYFSAGRDPVTLNGKSVSEEPQGLPVRDSFLLGLPDIQAVSVTLRGEHIIAQPSKDIANDLPIVDFLW; via the coding sequence ATGATTCTGAATCAGAGAATCTTCTTTGTCGTGGCAGTAATGCTGTCGCTTGCTTCACTTCCGACCTTCGGGCAGAACATCGCCCCGAAGGCGGAAGGGAACTACCCGATCGTCTTTGTTCACGGCAATGGTGACGATGCAGCGAAATGGGTAGGAACGATTTGGCTTTTTGAATCCAACGGCTATCCCAAAGATCGCCTCTATGCGATTCGCTTTTCCAATCCTGTCGCTCGTACAGACGACAGCAAACCGGAAGCCAATCGTTCTTCCACAGTGGACGCAGCCTCAGAACTTAGCAGCTTTGTCACTCGCGTACTACTTGAGACTCACAGCCGCAAAGTCATCCTGATTGGCAGCAGCCGCGGTGGCCTTACCATTCGCAACTACATTCAAAACGGCGGCGGACAGAGCAACGTTGCCGCGGCGATTCTTGCAGGCACGCCAAACCATGGAGTTCTTGTATCAACCGCCAACCTGAACGGAGAATTCAACGGAGGTGGACACTTTCTGACTGCGCTGAACCATGCGAACGACGATGGCAGTGAAGTGGTGGATGGTGTGCGCTTTCTGACGCTGCGTAGCGACAAACTGGACAAATATGCACAGCCCACAGGCGGTGCTTCTGGAGCGTCACAGGTGAGCACTGGTGTCACCTTCGAAGGTCCCGCATTGCGCGGCGCAACCAATGTTGTACTTCCCAATCTGGATCATCGAGAACTCGCGTTTGCACCGGCAGCATTTCGTGAGATGTTCCGCTTTGTTACTGGCACGGAGCCGAAGACGTTGATCGTGCAGCATGAGCAGACGATTCAGATCTCCGGTACGGTGACAGGCTTTACTGGTGTTGCACCAACCAATCTGCCAATGCAGGGAGTTCACCTGAACATTTATCCCGTCAGCAAGGACGGGGGTGACAGTGCCCCGAGCTATAGCATCACCACAGGTGCAGACGGGCAGTGGGGTCCCTTTACGGCCTCGTCGACTCAGGAATATTGCTTTGACCTGGAGTTCCAGGGACGTCACGTGCGCTATTTCAAGGCGCCTTTGTTACGCTCCACTGCGTTGCTAAACCTTCGCTTCCTTCCAGCACCACGCGACACAACCACCCATACGGCAAATACTGCATTGCTGTTTATCGCAAGGCCAGAAGGCTACTTTTCGGCTGGGCGAGATCCGGTCACGCTCAACGGGAAGTCTGTGTCAGAAGAACCTCAAGGACTCCCCGTTCGGGACTCTTTCCTGCTTGGTCTGCCGGATATACAGGCAGTAAGTGTCACCCTGCGAGGGGAACACATCATTGCGCAGCCATCGAAAGACATCGCCAATGATTTACCCATCGTCGATTTTCTCTGGTGA
- a CDS encoding xanthine dehydrogenase family protein molybdopterin-binding subunit, translated as MAQHKEQLPQQQPITKSSVIGVATPRIDGPLKTTGKAMYSSDHHFAELLYAWPVTATISSGTIQEMDTAVAEKMPGVIAIYSHETLGPLYRTPPAAGFSMIVDERRPPLEDKVVRYYGQYVAVAVAQTVEQARAAAEAVKVRYNQASLSIEDKLLGTALTTPSATEVTKRGNTANALKSSQVVHDAVYKIPTETHNPIELHASVAVYKDGKYTLYETSQAVVNHRDVMAAMLGVPPENVQVITRFLGSGFGGKLWPWPHALLAAACSRNLGRPVKLVVSRSMMFQSVGHRPAIDQRIQLAADTTGKMTAIQQDYVNHTSMLDDYDEGCGEATGFIYSCPNVLVTGGLARRNVGTPTSMRGPGAVPGLYALESAMDELAVKLKMDPVELRLKNEPEKDESTGLPFSSRHLKECLTTGAEKFGWARRNPAIGSMKNAEGMTIGWGVAACTWIAARTDSQATVDLLADGSARVVCGTQDIGGGTYTAIAQIVSHETGVPLHKVDVVLGDSALPPGPISGGSWATASVTPAVLEAAQKSTEAALAVAVKTPESPFHGKDAKTLEYAEGFVRVKDQPSTQVPVADIVRMAKLKSISGAGKSQGTLGDPNLKFSFHSYGAQFAEITWQPEIARLRVSRVVTVIDAGRMLNPKAARNQIEGAVVMGVGMAMLEATEYDPKSGAPINASLADYLVAVSADCPEIDVTFLDYPDYNLNPLGARGVGEIGLAGVAAAITNAVYHATGVRVRNLPVRIEDLLGVHGAARHQA; from the coding sequence ATGGCACAACATAAAGAACAGCTACCGCAGCAGCAGCCGATCACGAAAAGCAGCGTAATCGGTGTTGCCACACCACGTATTGACGGCCCCCTCAAGACCACCGGCAAGGCGATGTACTCTTCCGATCATCATTTCGCTGAGCTGCTATACGCGTGGCCCGTCACCGCAACTATCAGCAGTGGCACGATTCAGGAGATGGATACAGCCGTTGCCGAGAAGATGCCGGGTGTGATCGCAATCTATTCTCACGAGACCCTTGGACCTTTGTATCGAACCCCGCCTGCTGCTGGCTTCAGCATGATTGTCGATGAACGACGGCCTCCTTTAGAGGACAAGGTCGTTCGCTACTACGGTCAATACGTAGCGGTCGCGGTCGCGCAGACAGTAGAACAGGCACGGGCAGCTGCCGAAGCGGTCAAAGTCCGCTATAACCAGGCATCGTTGAGCATCGAAGACAAGCTCCTCGGTACCGCTTTGACGACACCTTCGGCAACTGAAGTGACGAAGCGTGGCAACACTGCCAATGCTCTCAAGAGCAGTCAAGTCGTTCACGACGCCGTTTATAAAATCCCCACGGAGACGCACAATCCGATTGAATTGCACGCTTCCGTCGCGGTTTATAAAGACGGCAAGTACACGCTCTATGAAACCTCGCAAGCCGTGGTCAATCATCGCGACGTGATGGCGGCCATGCTCGGCGTGCCTCCTGAAAACGTGCAGGTCATCACTCGGTTTCTGGGTTCCGGCTTTGGCGGAAAGCTCTGGCCCTGGCCGCACGCACTCTTGGCTGCAGCTTGCTCACGCAATTTAGGTCGGCCCGTGAAGCTGGTGGTGTCACGCAGCATGATGTTCCAAAGCGTAGGCCATCGTCCGGCGATCGATCAGCGGATACAACTCGCTGCCGACACCACCGGAAAGATGACGGCGATCCAGCAGGACTATGTGAACCACACCAGTATGCTAGACGACTACGACGAAGGTTGCGGCGAAGCGACTGGCTTCATCTATTCCTGCCCGAACGTTTTGGTCACAGGCGGACTTGCGCGTCGCAATGTCGGGACACCAACCTCGATGCGCGGTCCGGGGGCGGTTCCGGGCCTCTACGCTCTGGAATCAGCGATGGATGAACTCGCGGTCAAACTGAAAATGGACCCCGTCGAGTTGCGGCTTAAGAATGAGCCGGAGAAGGACGAAAGCACAGGCCTGCCCTTCTCATCGCGTCACCTGAAAGAGTGCCTAACGACGGGGGCAGAAAAGTTTGGTTGGGCGCGCCGCAATCCAGCCATTGGCTCCATGAAGAATGCCGAAGGCATGACGATCGGCTGGGGTGTAGCTGCTTGCACGTGGATTGCAGCACGAACCGACTCGCAAGCAACAGTTGATCTCTTGGCCGACGGTTCGGCGCGTGTCGTGTGCGGCACACAGGATATTGGCGGTGGAACGTATACGGCCATCGCACAAATCGTCTCGCATGAAACGGGCGTCCCTCTCCATAAAGTGGATGTGGTGCTCGGCGACTCCGCTTTGCCTCCGGGCCCGATCAGTGGAGGCTCTTGGGCTACGGCCTCAGTAACTCCTGCGGTATTGGAAGCGGCACAGAAATCGACGGAAGCTGCACTCGCGGTCGCGGTCAAGACTCCCGAATCTCCGTTTCACGGCAAGGACGCCAAGACGTTGGAGTATGCGGAGGGTTTCGTTCGAGTCAAGGATCAGCCCTCCACCCAGGTCCCTGTCGCTGATATCGTTCGGATGGCGAAACTGAAGTCGATCAGCGGAGCCGGCAAGTCTCAGGGGACGCTCGGCGATCCGAATCTCAAATTCTCGTTTCATAGTTATGGAGCGCAATTCGCGGAGATTACCTGGCAGCCGGAAATTGCTCGGCTGCGAGTAAGCCGTGTGGTAACCGTGATTGATGCGGGACGAATGCTGAACCCAAAGGCGGCGCGGAATCAGATCGAAGGCGCGGTCGTTATGGGCGTTGGCATGGCGATGCTTGAGGCCACCGAATATGATCCGAAGTCTGGCGCACCAATCAACGCGAGCCTTGCTGATTACCTTGTCGCCGTCAGTGCGGATTGCCCGGAGATCGACGTAACATTCCTCGACTATCCAGATTACAACCTCAACCCTCTTGGGGCGCGAGGTGTCGGTGAAATCGGTTTGGCAGGGGTTGCAGCGGCCATCACAAACGCCGTCTATCACGCCACAGGAGTTCGGGTGCGTAATCTTCCAGTTCGCATTGAAGACCTGTTGGGCGTGCATGGGGCGGCTCGACACCAGGCCTAA
- a CDS encoding XdhC family protein translates to MRERRQIIDRWQRGDGSVLATLFHVSGSSYRQPGARLLVCKDGSYEGSISGGCLEADLVRKATWLVRDGAAIKRYSTVFDTASEVPYGLGCGGVLDVLLEPLDSEEGKALLRAFEDHIGGKERFVVTWLPSTSTTLRRVIVDGGGRILFASSGLSQEEVLKAQRKSSGPTRLTVDGVVCEHLKPPQRLFIFGAGDDAKPLVTMASLLGWNVTVVDGRTHLAAADRFPERHVRVSSSREEILHEVSDHDAAVIMTHSFEQDRDCLIALLSKRPKYLGLLGSRQRSSLLMGDAAVRLGLSIEECCQVVSAPVGLDIGGEGPEDIALAIIAEAQAVCSGKAQTREKLSAHRVQSYLVDVDSERQIFSRCELNTQ, encoded by the coding sequence ATGAGAGAGCGTCGACAGATCATCGATCGGTGGCAGCGTGGCGATGGCTCCGTTCTCGCGACACTCTTTCATGTCAGTGGATCAAGTTATCGCCAACCCGGAGCCCGCTTGTTGGTGTGCAAGGATGGCTCCTACGAAGGCAGCATCAGTGGTGGATGCCTGGAAGCGGACCTGGTTCGAAAGGCAACTTGGCTCGTTCGAGATGGAGCAGCGATAAAACGTTATTCGACGGTCTTTGATACCGCATCGGAGGTTCCGTATGGGCTCGGCTGCGGCGGCGTACTCGATGTACTCCTTGAGCCGCTCGATTCAGAGGAAGGAAAAGCTCTACTACGCGCGTTCGAAGACCACATCGGAGGCAAAGAACGTTTCGTGGTTACATGGCTCCCGTCAACGTCAACCACTCTGAGGCGAGTCATCGTTGATGGAGGCGGAAGAATACTGTTCGCAAGTTCAGGACTTTCACAGGAGGAAGTGCTGAAGGCTCAGCGCAAGAGTTCTGGCCCCACTCGGCTCACAGTCGACGGCGTTGTCTGCGAACACCTGAAGCCACCTCAACGACTCTTTATTTTTGGCGCCGGTGACGACGCAAAGCCCCTTGTGACGATGGCCTCACTTCTCGGTTGGAATGTTACGGTGGTCGACGGGCGGACGCACCTCGCGGCTGCTGACCGATTTCCAGAACGACATGTCAGGGTCTCCTCCTCTCGAGAAGAGATCTTGCATGAAGTCAGTGATCATGACGCTGCTGTCATCATGACTCACAGCTTTGAACAAGACCGAGATTGTTTAATCGCCCTTTTGTCGAAACGTCCGAAATATTTGGGCCTTCTCGGTTCGCGTCAACGCAGCTCGCTCCTCATGGGGGACGCGGCGGTTCGACTCGGACTTTCCATTGAAGAATGCTGCCAGGTTGTGAGCGCTCCGGTCGGTCTTGATATCGGCGGTGAAGGACCGGAAGACATCGCACTTGCGATCATCGCCGAGGCTCAGGCAGTCTGCAGTGGCAAGGCGCAAACACGGGAAAAGCTGTCTGCGCATCGCGTGCAGAGCTACCTTGTCGATGTCGACTCTGAACGACAGATCTTCAGTCGATGTGAGCTCAATACGCAATGA